The DNA sequence acacacacacacacacacacacacacacacacacacacacacacactataatgtgCTGTATAGATTGTTGTTTCCTGTTCAAATTGTTTtgatttattctcttttataATGCAATTATTTCATGATTTGTGTAGTTTGCTGCCTTTGaagcttttactttgaaaagtgttctataaataaagtttattattattcttactaTTCTTATTCAGATTGTTATTCTTATTTGTATTAATACTACATTATAACATATTATTGGTcaattttactcaagtactgtagtTTTTGAGGTGCTTTACTTCAATATTTCCACTTTATGGTAATATACTTCTACCCCTCTAAATTTTATGAGGAAATATTAGGCTATACTTTGATGCCAGCACATTTACATGATGAAGCCAagttataataatattacaaatagcctacagattaaaaaaagtatataaaatatgtctgtCTTTATAGATTTAACCATGCAAGAGTGTCTGAAGTAGTTAAAACCAGCTCCACCTTAACCTCGCTTGCTatagaaaaaataatataattgataaatgatatattaataaatgCATAATGAGAACTTTTACTTTCAATAGTACATGTAGCCAGCTACTTGAGGAAACTCTTGTATGCAGGACTTCTACTCTAAATGAGATATATCTTTTAAACTGTGGTATTACTTAACTGTCACTGTTTGTCCATGCAGTAGCTGTCTATGTAATGCTGAATTCTTTGAATCAAGCCAGAGAAAGCATGAATTGAACAAAACAGACTAAACACATTCCTACTCTGTAGTAATTTGGTTTCTGCACTGTCCAGTATTATGTCACGTGTGCAATTGCAACTCATTcaagaataataaaacaagGCACTGAGGTCACACTCATTTGGGTCTCTGGCTCAAATAGGCAAACTGGGTAAAAcaatacataattaaaaaaaaaaagtcatacaaGCAgctaaaaaaggaaacactttttacatattaaactttaaaaatcaAAGAGGAATGACATTGTGTGGATGCATATCAGTAAAGTGTGACAAGGGAGTGGGGTAGTGtgagaaacagaaggaaacagaaaagaggAACTCGATTAAGAACAGGAAACAACAATCTATACAGCACATTATAGTGTAGCATCCAAATGGTCTTTGTGAACATGATCATTTACCAGAAACTGTGGAACATAATTTGACatatatttgcacatttttataatatatttcagATAGAAAGGACACGATGGAGGAAATGGAAGATTAGGACTATTATCAGGGGCAGTACTGACAAACATACTGGACTGTGGTGTTAGGGGGCATAGATGCTGCTGTGGAGAACAGGACTAATGACCTCTTTTCTTTGGCTTTTGACATCATGTAGGGTGTTGATTTTATGATTTCATGTGTAGCCTATACATGCATATTATATCTTGTGCGGGCagtccattttatttattttatcctatttattgtgttttatcttgttttgcAGTACTTTGgtcttgtgtttgttaaaatcgTGCTATATCAATAAAGTGCATTTGACTGATGAAAAACGTGAGACAATCCTGAAACTGTAGGACCTACTAACTCCAGAAGATGGCAGTATTGCAAAACTATGAAAACTATCTGCTATTAAAcatcaaagaagaagaagtagcgcaagaaaggaggaggagggggaaaagaagaaaaccttcattcattattatttttgatataTAGCAGAGTTGTGTGACTGTAGTCCGTTTTAAATCGCCTCTTTATGACAAGTTGAAACGCTTAGCACGGCAGCTTGAGTAACACACCTTACATTTCGGCTAATTGTTGATAGCTAGTTAGCCGAGTAGCTAACGTGACTAGCCATGTGTTGATTGAAGACATTAGTGAGGCCTGCAGGATCCTTCTTTATTGTGGAGGCTCCACTGAGGACGAGCACAACAACATTTACCTGCTTTTTCCTCAGCAAGTGGACAGCTGCCCTTTTGTGCTTCGTGGTTTCCTTCAGGTAACGCAGGATAGAGTTAGCCACGGCCACAGCTAACTTCCCCGGCTTTATTTACGCTACTAACTGTGACTGAAGTGgataaacacacattcaaatgaTGACGGTTCATGCATACCACTAatagtatatattattatattttcttgtCCCCCCAGATTCAAAGACTGCAACTTTCCTGAGCAAAGATGGAGGCTCCTCCTGTAACTGTGATGCCTGTTACCGGGGGGACAATCAATATGATGGAGTACCTGTTGCAAGGTGAGCTAAGTCACAAATATCGACACCTGAGTATTGAAGAGGGAGCATTTAAACCTCACAGTATTATGGCCTACACGACTTAAAATAAGATGAGAAataagatgtatctttattgatcccccttgggagaaattcaaattgacacagcagtacagtggGGAAAAAGTAGCAGCATAGgggtgaaagtgataaaatgaACTAAAGTACTAAATACAGTAAGCAATCTCTGTGGTAATAAATatgcaatatgcagaagttcctaAGTGCgcatcagtcttttttagtgggagtgggaggtactgggagctgtgctGTTGTGTAGTCTGATGGCTGATTGTATGAAAGAGCCCCCCAAGCGCTTTTAGGTGCGTGCCTGGATGAGTCTGTGGCTGAACGTGCTCCTGAGCTGCTTCAGGTCAACATAGAGAGGATAAGAGGGATTGTCCATGATAGCTTCTAactttcctctcatccttcaCACTGTCCACTTCCATCCCCACTACAGAGCTGGCTTTCCTCACCAGCttattcagtttatttacaCCACAGCTCCTGATGCCTCCTCCCCAGTACACTGCAGCAAAGAAGGTGACACTGGCCACCACAGACTGGTAGACCATCTGTAGCAGCCTAGTGTACACATTAGAGTCAATGTTTCCGATACTGTTGTGGTGCAACACATGATTTGATATCTAAAAATTAAAACTCCAGGAGGACACGTATGTTGGTTGAAGATGCTGTAACATGCATccaaaatcattattttatttctaagcTTTACAGTGTTTTGTATCATCATAATGCGTGAAGTCCCATAAGTGATTGAAGGGATGGCTTCCCACCTTTTCAAGTATGTCCTAAAATAAAAGACGGGCAGCCAAATGAAtattgaaatagttttttcttgctgtaatcattcctcctgttcatattggcCATTAGAAGATCATTTCATACTATAtatacaatgtaagtgatggggctCCTTCTGTgccacaaatgtatttaaaagtttatatgaAGCTCATATGAAGCTTCATTCATCCAAGTGAttcagtctttttagtgtcaaagcTCCTCTTTTTGTTACGATACTTGCTTCCTACTTTGACtgccatcacttacattgagagggatcttttaatagccagtataaACTGGAGGAAGAccagtttcagtgttcatttgggtacCTGACTGCTCGTAAGACACCACAAGCTGCCAGAACAACTTCAGGCATACTGAGTCTTTTGGAGGAATAAACACCATTCTTTCAAAACTTGCCTCACATATTGTTTTGATGATGTACCATCCAACATGTGACTCCAAAATGTTCCAAATAATCTACACAATAATCTACACTTAATCTACACATAATCTACACACTCTACAAGTCAGTAAAattcaacaccacaaattaCATCCTGACCACAAGGTTGAACCACTTTATAACAGCCTCAGCACAAACTGACAGACAGTCAGAGGCAACAGACTGTAAGCTTCCCAGTGCTGGCACTGGTGAGAACCGATCATTCACCGTAACAGACAAACCAGAAGaacatctgctgtgtgtgtgacaaatgtctgtttctcttttgtctAATCTTTCTTACTACAAGAACCTCATTGTTTATAGTGTAGCAGTTCTGATTGTGGAATAATAAGTACAATATACTGTGCAATCATGTCACCacattgtttatatttataaagcTGTTTACGCTTTATCACTTCAGGCAGCGTGTTAGACCAGGCCCTGGAAAGCCTTTTGCATCGACTCCGAGGTCTATGTGACAACATGGAACCTGAGACCTTTACTGATCATGAGCTGGTTTATCTTCTGAAAGGCCAACAAGGCAACCCTTTCATTCTGCGTGCCCGCCGCTCCCTCTCCCATCCCACGGCTCCATGGCATCTACGCTACCTCGGGCAACCTGAAGTAGGGGACAAGAGCCGTCATGCCCTGGTGCGCAACTGTGTTGATGTGGCTGCCTCTCACAGCCTGCCAGAATTCCTCAATGAGATGGGCTTCCGCATGGACCATGAGTTTGTGTCCAATGGACATATATTTCGCAAAGGTGTGATGAAAATTGTGGTAAGCAAACTGTCACGGATCCTGGTACCGGGGAACACGGACAACATAGAACGTCTATCACTTTCATACTTAGTGGAACTGAGTGTGTTGGCTCCCGCTGGCCAGGACACTGTTTCAGAGGACATGCGCAGCTTTGCTGAGCAACTTAAACCCCTGGTTCACCTGGAGAAGATTGACCCCAGCAAACAAAGACACTGAATGAGATAATTACTACCCTGGACACATTCGAactcttgtttgttttgtatggtttttttttggtgtttttttttacaatattctCATGTTATCTAAAATGAAATACAGCACAACTTTGACTTAAGAGTTACACGCcttgtatgtttgttttctgagtTCTCTACAATGACTGTAAGACACTTCATTCCTTAGTTTCCACCAAATATAGGTGATGGAAGTTTGTATGTAAGCCGCTTATTACTGTGTTATAAATTTAACCCATAAAGTAGTGGTTCAACATATACCTAGGTTCTTTTAAGTTTTTACAATTGCAGAGTTATTCTGATAGGTTTTCACATGTTAAAACCAGTGCCTGAATTGGGTGCAAAGAAGTAAAAGAATAATATATGAAAGATTATCATGTAGATAGCAAATGATTAGTTGTCATATTAACATTAATAGGTTTTACAGCAGGTTTTTACAGTGGTTCCTggaatttaaaacatttttgattattttttgataGATTACACAGATTTGTTTAACTCTATACTGATCAgccacaacattaaaaaacacttacaTGTGAAGTTAATAACACTGATTATCTAGTTAAAATGGCACCTGTCAAGGGGTGGTGCATATTAGAGAGCAAGTGAACATGTGTTGCAAGCAGGAAAAATTGGCAAGTCTTGGCAACTCTTGTGACGACTGGGTCAGAGCATCTCCAAAATAGCAGGTCTTGTGGCGTGTTCCTGGTATGCAGTGGTCAGTACCTACCAAAGGTGGTCCAAGGAAGGACAACCGGTGAACTGATGACATTGTCATGGCTCACTGAGGGGCATAGGGAGCAATGGCTAGCCCATCTGGTCCGATCCCACATAAGGTCGACTGTAGCCTAAGTTGCTGGCAAAGTTCATGCTGGCTATGAAAGACGGGTGTGAGAACCTGCAATGCATCACAGCAGCGTACTGCATATGGGGCTGCGTAAGTGCAGACCAGTCAGATTTCTCATGCTGACCCATGTCCACTGCCAAAAGCTCCTAAAATGGGCATGTGAACTGAGGTGGTGCAGTGGAAGAAGATGGCCAAGTGCATGTGCATCATTTACCTACCTGCACTATGGGAGGAATGCAAGCCGGTGGAGGCCGTGTGATGCTTTGAGTGATTTCTGCTGGGAAACCTTGGGTTCTggcattcatgtggatgttacTTTGACATGTGCCACCTACCTAAACATTCTTGTAGCCTTTCAAAGCAATGGTATTCCCTGATGGCAGTGGCCTCTTTCAGCAGGATAATGCACTCTGcaacactgcaaaaaatgttcAGAGATAGTTTAAGGAACATGACAAAGGATTGAAGGTGCTGCCTTTGCCTCCAGATTCCCCAGATCTCGGTCCAATCAGAACTCTGTGGCATATGCTGAAACAAGTCCGATCCATGGAGGTCCCACCTTGCAATATAAAGGACATAAATGTTGCTCATGTCTTGGTGCAAAATACTAGAGGGTACTTCAATGTTCTTGTGGAGTCATGTCTTGATGGGTCAGAGCTGTTTTGGTCACAAAGGGGATTTAGACAATTTtaggcagctgtttttaatgtgactgaTCGTGTATGAGGCACACAGGTGTGAAGGAACAGTTACGAGTCATAATGTTGATTTAGGATTAACACTTAATCAACAAAGATGAGACAACTGTGGCAACTTTTCCTAAAGTATAATGTGTGATGCACAAAggcctgtttgttttgttcatttttaaaatatatgaaacttGTTCTATGTTTAAGTTCTTCCTCAACGATCAGTTGCCTTGTGTAGCCTCTCATGAACATGTTCATTTTATCCCACTAGGGGTCTCTCTTGCTCTTCATGTGACTGGCTGTCTAATTGGAGCTGGCTGAATCGGTACCTCAGATCATCCACAGGAGCTGTGGTTGCCATGGAAATAATTAGCGGTGAGATCTGCACATCTTTTCCCCCCACTCTAATTAGCTTTCTCAATTGCTTAATGATACATAGACCTGTGAAagcctttctttcttccccccaaCAAAAGCATTgattttccctctcttcccctctcatTTCTACTGTTAACCCATTAGTGCCTCTTTCATGGGAACTTGAGCTGGGACTATTACACATGAAAGCTCTACAGCTGCCTCAGGTTCTTCACTCTACATGCTGAATTAAAAAATGGCCTTTATACCAGTGTGTCAACATTATGGCTAATCTGACGCAGAGACTGAAGTAACTAATGCACATCCTGTCAGTTATGATAATAATGTGGGCAATAAGACATGAGTGCTTCTAATAATACCCCCACAGGAAGACGCATTTGCTGGGGTTGTGATGTAAAGTGACCGTGTGCATGTCTGAAGGGAGGGCTTGAGGGCAGATGGCTGTCTCTACATGTTGACCTACCTGCAAATCATGGCTGATGAGGACAAGCTCGCTGAGGTGGAAAGGTGAGATGACAGTGCTTCCACATACATTTGGTGCACCCTGAAAGTCATGCTTTAAGCATTGTAACATATTACTATGTTTGAGAAGTTTTAAAGCAAATATGGTCTGCTCAATTTTAAGTTAATTTTTTAGTTCCCTGTCTGGTACACTAAGTTGATCGTCAGTGAGACCGAATTATCTGATGGAGACAGTTTCATGTTCCAACAACCAGAAGCATGATGTTTCAGCTCTGAGTGAATTATGTATTAAAGAGGCAGATGCCTCCTTGCCCAAGGCTTTATATGTCCAGCATGGATACTCTACAGTCTGCTGGCTTTCTTCCACTTAAACTTGTGTTTAGCACAGTGCTCTTTGGTGATGAGCTGGACTCCCACCGCACCTCCACTCCACACTGCCTGGAGAACAGAGGCAGAGCTAGGCTAATCAGTGTCTTGGCATCAGGCCTACTCGGCTATTGTGGATGTAGCCAACCACTGACTTGCACAAGTGAGGGATTTAACACATTGCTGGAGGCAATATGATATGCTGCATGGTTTATTTAATGAAACTGAGACTAGAGTGACACCCTCTCCCAACGCATACATGCAGAAATCTTAATAATTCTATGAATGTGGTTTCattgggggttagggttacagtGTGTGAGTGATCATCAAAATTCCCATTGTATTATTTGGAACAAATTGTGGGGCATGTAGGACGCTGCTATTTTTAATGCAAGTATTGTTATcattgttagatttttttttttcttcttcacattaGTCTAAATACCAGTTGCACATAGAGCCCTCTTCAAATTGTCAGTCCAAAAATTATAGGTCTTCAGTTAACAATATTATAAAAGATTGTGATAATTGGCTTGAATGATTATTCTGTACACACCTGTTGAAGTAGTTAAAACATATTACAAACATGTGCCAGTTTGTACCATGTCATCTACCCGCCTTGATATGGAGTGCTACAGCATAGTGTTGTTGTCCACTTGTCCTTACGGTCTTCAAAAAGTCTCTGACATCATTagtttattgtattataatacAATTATGCTTGCTGTACATGTGGGTATGATAGCAGTGCACATTTATTTCCCTCTTTGGGCCATTTGGTAGTTATGGGTCTTTAActgttaaatataattaattggCTAAGGCAGATAGTGTTAGTTAATCATATTTTGTTAGACCTCTGAAATGAGGAGAGAAGCCATTACCTCCACATGCCTTTACTCTCCATTCCACAACACAGTCTTAATTAAAACTCTTGGCACCAATTGTCTTTGCTGCCTCTGAACATAATGTTCATAGTTGGCAGTGCAGATGCTAAGATGCCACTAAAAAGCTGGCTTTTGCTCGGGGCAGGAAGTCTTTAAGTCAGCCTACTTTGGGCCAATGCCATGAAGGGGTGAAATCCAGATTTGCCTACTCCAGAATGCTCCCGATACTTGGATTTGAGCCCTCTCCTTCCTGTGTCATTGGGAGCCCATATGCTCGTTGGAGAGTACGGGTTGTTTGCTGAGAGGGAAGGACAATAAGGGAGGTGTTTTCCCACACAAGCATCGATCTCCCAGGGGTGTTCTTGTGgcttctctgtcttcctctcgtCCTTATTCCACCGGGCTGAATGGGGCGTAGGGATAAATTGCACAACATCATGAGGTTGCGAGGGATGGCTGAAGTGTCAGGGACAAGGAAATGAGGACAGGCCTTGCAGAAATGGGCGAAAAATGTGTCCTCTTCGTACGTGAATGAAATTCCAAAGCACTTTTTTATGGGTGCAAATTGACAGGCACAAAGCTCTGCCTTGTTGTTGCCGTGGTGCTCTACCTTGCTTGTGGCTGACAGAGGTGATTACTGCTGTGCAGAACATGCTGTTCCAGGATCAGCCACACAGAGCCTGAAGCCAGCCACGCTACCTCTGGAATGTCTGGTATGCGTACAGCGTAGCAGCCAGCCTGGAAGCGACTGATCACATACGTAGTTTTTAAACTTGCGCTGCCTGggtcttcttcctctctctgtgtctaaCTCCGCTCCCTCCAACTCTTGTCTCTGTTGAGATGCAGACCTGCTGTGAGCCTCTGGGTCTGGCCATTCGTCTTCTTGACGTTCACAACTACTTTTCTTTCACTTAATGTGTAATCAAGACACATTATGTAATCCGTTCAGTCTGAACGAGCATCACAAGCAGCACCTTGTGTTAGAGAAAAGAGGCAATGTAAGGCGTGTCTGTGTACAGCATTGGTTTTACTCTTTGGACATATTGAAGTGACCACGTAATTATGAAAACAATTGCTGTAAATCAAAGGAACAATAGTGCTTTGGAAACAAACAGGCTTTTTGCACAAATGGAAAAATTAACAACATggcattttaaatatttgatcccACTGTTGTCCAGCATGAAGTCATTCTATGACACATCCTCCCGCACTTAAAGCTGGCTATTTTTGACTCAAATTTCTCAACATCAGTCATGTCTGAGTGCACACAATTTAGTCATGTTGTGCAACTTTTAAGTACAGCTTCAGTCCGTGCATACTTCGTATGAGGAGGGTGGGGTCCTCCCGACAGTTTCAGCCACTGTGTGCTGTGCAGGAGCTTGTTTTGATGGTGGTCATGAGCCGTGCATGTGTCACTCAATTATGTCAAGATGTTAGCAGAATTCTCACTTATGAAGTTAGAAAATATGCAGACAGTGTACGCCTCTGGGTTGAGTGACATTGTATCATTCAGTTGTTGAATATTTTGACTGCAATGCCCCCATAGGTCACACTAATCACACATGGGCACTAAAAATGCTCATATGGAACGGTTGCCTAACTAACAAACATTATCAGAAATTGTAACTGCATGAGAGGCTGACTGTAAAAGTCCATGAATAAGTAATATTCTCCCCATAGCAATCATCAACATAACAGGTGTGAGTGTGCATAAAAATGTGAAGCAGACAGTAAAATAGCCTGTGAGCTCAGCAAATCTTTTGTGGTTGAATAAAGATAGTGATGTACATTGTAGGGCCTTCAACCCATCTATGTATGTGTAAGGGAAATAGACAACCAATGAGATTTGAGCACCTGTGACTATGTGCCCGCCCAGCTGTCAGATTTTAGGAGGGTGGGTTGGAGGGGAGGAATCCCCCTTGGTCAGTGTAGCAGAATTACGCACAGGGGTCTGAGGACTGTATCTGTCAGAGCAGATTCTCTGGGGTTTTTTTGCGCTGAGGCTTTGCCAATGCAATTGAAGAGGATAATGtgcaactgttttatttttcttcacattAGTTGGAGTGCGGAGTagagatgattttttttaatattctgccCTCTGAAAAGCCCCATTTCACCTCACTCCTCTCGGATTAAAATCTAGGGTTACTCCTAATCTGAGCTAAATCTGTCTAATCGGCATAGAAAATTACACTCACTGGAGTAGAGCTGCAAATAATCAGCAGAGGTGAAACCTCCTGCGCACCGTGAGTTCCCCCGGAGGGCATTTGGACTGCACATGGTGCCTCGGACAATCTGTTACGCACAAAGGCAATTATCAGtcactgtattttttatttttttgaagacAAAACCCTTGTCGAAATTCTCCCTTGTGGTTTtcacaatgttttgttttatcacGGCTGGACACAGAAACTGGCACACATTGCGCGGTGTGACTCTCCACCAGAAATATCATTGTGCAGAGTTTTGATTAAGAATGTGGCTTTTGCGCCCTCCGTTCATAACAGagaaggtggagagagagagagagagagagagagagagagagagagagagagagagagagagagagagttcggGATTTCTCAGTAATCATGTTCGCAGAGTATTGATTTCGTGAGCGCACTCCAATTGGCAGCATCTCCACTACAGCGCCGGCGCGTCATCCTCGGTTCACATCGACGGAACGAGTTGTAAGCAAATGCGAACATGTGTGGGATCTGAGAGTGAGAAAAGGCAAGGGGGGGTAGAGGGGAGCAAGAGGAGGTGTGATAAAAGCCAATTTTATCATCCTGACAAGTGGATACGAGATTTGATTGCTGgactatttttttcttcatatattTTTTCTCCAGACTGGGAATTTATCGATTCGTCACATGCGCACGCCTCTTCATTATAATTGCAGACAGTTTTGTGCTGTTCAGGCTGAATGGACTTGAATGTGCCGCTGCCAGCTTAATCCGTGCAGACTGGAAGATTTAATAATTCACGGTAATCACGCATTATCGCCCTGGTgattttccctctcttttcccaTTCTTCCCGTTGTCTTCTGGAGGATTTATCGACGATGCTTTCCAAACGTGCTCCTTATCTTAAATATCATCTGTTGCTGCAACTGGATTGAAAAGCGCCCTGTGACTGGCTCTGACACGCGTTTGAGACTGACTGTCTTGGGAGTGATGTGGACTGTTAAATGAGAAGCATTTTAATCACCATTTGATATTTTACTCCAGGTAAAATGGACGAAAAATTACTCTTACTTTTATTACTTCTCTTATCTTTACACGCGATGCTGTGATTTTTGCTCGTGTTCATCATGATCATTCTACTCCGCTCAATTCCCTCTTATTGATTCAGACTGTAAGCTTAATAGCCGTGTTACAAGGCGAATTTCAACGTGAAGTGATATTGAAGACAGTGGGATACGGGAATCGTGGAGGTATTTCCCTCCCCTTGCTCTTCATTTGATTTATTCCGTTTCAACTGAAGGGTAAATGTTGATGATGGAGGACGACGAATTAGACGCTCATCAGGTTGATTCGGATTTCGAGCCGCAAAGCCGGCCTCGCTCATGCACCTGGCCGCTACCTTGCCCGGAGGATTTCCCCGGTGGACACGAGGTCAGCGGGGGTCTTCCACTGGCCAACATCAAGGTGGAACCGGAGGACGTCCCAGCTTGCAGAGCGGGGCTCGTGGGCGGAACGCCGGGAGAACTGAAGCATCCAGCCGGCGCCCCGGCACCCACAGGCGCGACGCACCCATGCCTGGCTGGCGCGGCTCTCGATGTGACCGGACCGCTGCGCAAAGCCAAATCCTCGCGGCGGAACGCGTGGGGGAACCAGTCCTACGCGGATCTCATTACCCGCGCCATTGAGAGCACCCCTGAAAAGAGACTCACGCTGTCACAGATATACGACTGGATGGTCCGTTTTGTGCCCTATTTCAAGGATAAGGGCGACAGTAATAGCTCAGCTGGCTGGAAGGTAAGGAATAGAACATACATGCCAGCTTGATGGGGTTTGACGTGTTAATCACAGAGTGTCTGGTGATAATATTGAGTATTATTCCTATTCACTAAGCCATTATGATTCTTTCACCCCTTGTGCCATACACATGTCACCCTGGGACTCCGTGTCGGTTACGCATGAATGGTGCCATGCGTTATCTTGTCT is a window from the Scomber japonicus isolate fScoJap1 chromosome 10, fScoJap1.pri, whole genome shotgun sequence genome containing:
- the med18 gene encoding mediator of RNA polymerase II transcription subunit 18 codes for the protein MEAPPVTVMPVTGGTINMMEYLLQGSVLDQALESLLHRLRGLCDNMEPETFTDHELVYLLKGQQGNPFILRARRSLSHPTAPWHLRYLGQPEVGDKSRHALVRNCVDVAASHSLPEFLNEMGFRMDHEFVSNGHIFRKGVMKIVVSKLSRILVPGNTDNIERLSLSYLVELSVLAPAGQDTVSEDMRSFAEQLKPLVHLEKIDPSKQRH
- the LOC128367145 gene encoding forkhead box protein O6-like translates to MLMMEDDELDAHQVDSDFEPQSRPRSCTWPLPCPEDFPGGHEVSGGLPLANIKVEPEDVPACRAGLVGGTPGELKHPAGAPAPTGATHPCLAGAALDVTGPLRKAKSSRRNAWGNQSYADLITRAIESTPEKRLTLSQIYDWMVRFVPYFKDKGDSNSSAGWKVRNRTYMPA